The Nitrospirota bacterium genome contains a region encoding:
- a CDS encoding methyltransferase yields MLIRSFEEFRDAVFAYRVPRIILTALDLDLFTVVGSRAWTIAELSKKLRASPRGMDILCRNLAAAGLLRKRNGLYRNGPAAADALNAKSPHYRGAYLELLRDQWNDWSQLTACVKRGKPVDRQDPDEPAYRRRFTWAMHHRSTAIAPKVAAQVDLRNARTLLDLGGGPGTYALAFLARNPRLRATVCDRAPALGVAREIAATHKAGDRLSYLPLDFMRKPVPGRYDVIWYSNVLHIYSPEENRGLFRRLLPALAPGGRLLIQDAFLLDREGLYPVEASLFAVTMLLFTERGNTYSIAETSRWLREAGYGRIRRVRMKKGAEDWEGGLLEASRPVARRETRARPAQSRGNSTGRSIR; encoded by the coding sequence GTGCTCATCCGTTCCTTTGAAGAATTCCGCGACGCGGTGTTCGCCTACCGCGTGCCGCGCATCATCCTCACCGCGCTCGACCTCGATCTCTTCACCGTCGTCGGCTCACGCGCTTGGACGATCGCGGAGCTGTCAAAAAAGCTGCGCGCCAGTCCGCGAGGGATGGACATTCTCTGCCGCAATCTGGCCGCCGCAGGTCTGCTTCGCAAGCGGAACGGGCTTTATCGGAACGGCCCGGCGGCCGCCGACGCCCTCAACGCGAAGAGCCCGCACTATCGGGGCGCCTATCTCGAGCTTCTGCGGGATCAGTGGAACGATTGGTCGCAACTCACCGCCTGTGTGAAGCGCGGAAAACCGGTGGACCGGCAGGACCCGGATGAACCGGCATATCGCCGCCGATTCACGTGGGCCATGCACCATCGATCGACGGCGATTGCGCCGAAGGTCGCTGCGCAGGTCGATCTTCGGAACGCCCGGACGCTGTTGGATCTCGGCGGCGGGCCGGGCACCTATGCCTTGGCCTTTCTGGCCCGCAATCCGCGGTTGCGCGCGACGGTCTGCGACCGGGCGCCGGCGTTGGGCGTTGCGCGGGAAATCGCGGCCACCCACAAGGCGGGCGACCGGCTCTCCTATCTCCCCCTGGACTTCATGCGCAAGCCTGTGCCCGGCCGATACGACGTCATCTGGTACTCCAATGTTCTGCACATTTACTCGCCGGAGGAGAATCGTGGTCTCTTTCGACGCCTCCTCCCGGCGCTCGCGCCGGGAGGCCGTCTCCTGATCCAGGATGCGTTCCTGCTGGACCGCGAAGGGTTGTATCCGGTGGAGGCGAGTCTCTTCGCCGTGACCATGTTGCTGTTCACCGAAAGAGGCAACACCTATTCGATCGCGGAGACGAGCCGGTGGTTGCGGGAAGCCGGATACGGGCGGATCAGACGTGTGAGGATGAAGAAGGGGGCCGAAGATTGGGAGGGCGGCCTGCTGGAGGCCTCACGTCCGGTTGCACGTCGAGAAACCCGCGCCCGCCCAGCGCAATCAAGAGGAAATTCAACAGGCCGGTCGATCCGCTGA
- the purQ gene encoding phosphoribosylformylglycinamidine synthase subunit PurQ translates to MNIGVVVFPGSNCDHDCAHVLGDVLGQSVTMVWHKETSLAGLDAVILPGGFSYGDYLRTGAIARFSPVMGAVKEFAKSGGLVLGICNGFQILLEAGLLPGAMLRNTSLTFICKDVYVRVENAATPFTGRCEPGQILKIPIAHADGNYYTDPVTLAALQANAQIVFRYCTPDGRVTAEANPNGSLDNIAGIRNSDGNVLGMMPHPERCAEAALGNDDGRLIFLSMLDALKKAKLQPKPAMAPG, encoded by the coding sequence ATGAATATCGGCGTCGTCGTCTTTCCCGGCTCTAACTGTGATCACGATTGCGCGCATGTCCTCGGCGACGTGTTGGGGCAGTCGGTCACGATGGTGTGGCACAAGGAGACCTCGCTGGCCGGCCTCGATGCGGTCATTCTGCCCGGCGGGTTTTCCTACGGCGACTATCTGCGGACCGGCGCCATCGCCCGCTTCTCGCCCGTGATGGGGGCGGTGAAAGAATTCGCCAAGAGCGGCGGGCTGGTGCTCGGCATCTGCAATGGGTTTCAAATCCTCCTGGAGGCGGGATTGTTGCCGGGCGCCATGCTGCGGAATACGTCGCTCACCTTCATCTGCAAGGACGTCTATGTCCGCGTCGAGAACGCCGCCACGCCCTTTACCGGGCGCTGCGAGCCCGGTCAGATCCTGAAAATCCCTATCGCCCACGCCGACGGCAATTACTACACCGATCCTGTGACGCTCGCCGCCTTACAGGCTAACGCGCAGATCGTCTTTCGCTACTGCACGCCGGACGGCAGGGTGACGGCGGAGGCGAACCCGAACGGCTCGCTCGACAACATCGCCGGCATCCGCAATTCCGACGGCAACGTGCTGGGCATGATGCCGCATCCGGAGCGCTGCGCCGAAGCGGCGCTCGGCAACGACGACGGCCGATTGATCTTCCTGTCGATGCTGGATGCGCTGAAGAAAGCGAAACTCCAACCCAAGCCGGCTATGGCGCCAGGCTGA
- a CDS encoding type II toxin-antitoxin system Phd/YefM family antitoxin, which translates to MPQVDQFVSITEAKNKLLDLIRRLKTRGDIVAITRDGVPTAVLLSMDQFEGLMETVEILSDQGAMRRLRRSIKQAGAGRWVTHEQVFGREEA; encoded by the coding sequence ATGCCACAAGTTGACCAGTTCGTCTCCATTACCGAGGCGAAGAACAAGCTGCTGGATCTGATCCGCAGGTTAAAGACGCGTGGGGACATCGTCGCGATTACCAGAGACGGCGTCCCGACCGCCGTGCTGCTCAGCATGGATCAATTTGAGGGCCTGATGGAGACAGTCGAGATTCTCAGCGACCAGGGCGCCATGCGCCGACTGAGGCGGTCAATCAAACAGGCCGGTGCCGGACGGTGGGTGACTCATGAGCAAGTGTTCGGTCGAGAGGAAGCGTGA
- a CDS encoding type II toxin-antitoxin system RelE/ParE family toxin translates to MAWEVKWAQAALDDLDTIANYIARDSPNYAAAFLLELLDAARSLAQLAERGRVVPEWHEQTTRELLVGNYRLIYQVAGPVVHVVGIVHGSRDLKALWEREGRRPLPT, encoded by the coding sequence GTGGCTTGGGAAGTAAAGTGGGCTCAAGCGGCTTTAGACGATCTGGACACAATCGCGAACTATATCGCTAGGGATTCACCAAACTATGCCGCAGCCTTTCTTCTCGAGTTGCTTGATGCTGCCCGTTCTCTGGCTCAGTTGGCGGAACGGGGGCGCGTGGTGCCTGAATGGCATGAGCAAACCACTCGCGAACTGCTCGTGGGAAATTATCGTCTCATCTATCAGGTGGCAGGTCCTGTCGTCCATGTTGTCGGGATCGTTCATGGATCGCGGGACCTCAAGGCCTTGTGGGAGCGTGAAGGGCGGCGTCCCTTACCGACTTAG
- a CDS encoding TlpA disulfide reductase family protein, translating to MNRKLIFLMVAAICMAAVGTVSAAGFFKIGEKAPTFTLTSINGETVSLESLKGKVVVLGLFHICEPCMIQGTNLQKVYEATKGKDVAVIGVNSAGNSKKDVSEFVAAFPVKVTYPYLLDPNKVTDKLYGGGKFIPNVYVIDQHGVIRWQRVGNMDLAGAEVIVQEVEKLLASGGKSQGM from the coding sequence ATGAACCGGAAACTTATCTTCTTGATGGTCGCAGCGATCTGTATGGCTGCGGTAGGGACCGTGTCCGCCGCCGGGTTCTTCAAGATCGGCGAGAAAGCGCCGACCTTTACGCTGACTTCGATCAACGGCGAAACCGTTTCGCTGGAGAGCCTGAAGGGCAAGGTCGTCGTGCTGGGGCTCTTTCACATCTGCGAGCCCTGCATGATTCAAGGGACGAATCTGCAGAAAGTGTATGAGGCGACGAAGGGCAAGGACGTAGCGGTGATCGGTGTGAATTCCGCCGGCAACTCCAAGAAAGACGTGAGCGAGTTCGTGGCCGCCTTTCCCGTGAAGGTCACCTATCCGTATCTGCTCGACCCCAACAAGGTCACGGACAAACTGTACGGCGGAGGGAAGTTCATCCCGAACGTCTACGTGATCGATCAGCACGGCGTCATCCGCTGGCAGCGGGTCGGCAACATGGATCTGGCCGGGGCGGAGGTGATCGTTCAGGAAGTGGAGAAGTTGCTGGCGAGCGGGGGCAAATCACAAGGGATGTGA
- a CDS encoding DUF393 domain-containing protein, translated as MLIYDGQCRLCVAAKAGIERLDRNVEQSPVRFVPYQSEEAARYLGAEYRPGRPDMAFLVGSDGQLRRGLDAFLPLLPGLRGGRLMLALMRVPLLKPLAYLAYWIVARNRYRWFGEVHPPR; from the coding sequence GTGCTGATTTACGACGGTCAATGCCGTCTGTGCGTGGCGGCCAAGGCGGGAATCGAACGGCTCGATAGAAACGTAGAGCAATCCCCCGTCCGGTTCGTTCCGTATCAGAGCGAGGAAGCGGCGCGGTATTTGGGGGCGGAGTACCGTCCCGGCCGTCCCGATATGGCGTTCCTGGTCGGGTCCGACGGTCAGCTTCGCCGCGGGCTCGATGCATTCCTGCCTCTCTTGCCGGGCCTTCGAGGCGGCCGTCTCATGCTGGCCTTGATGCGGGTACCGCTGCTCAAGCCCCTGGCTTATCTGGCTTATTGGATCGTCGCCAGAAATCGGTATCGCTGGTTCGGCGAAGTCCATCCGCCACGCTGA
- the purF gene encoding amidophosphoribosyltransferase: protein MGNARKNLPIASRVTGHASRLPLITPDKFHDECAVFGIYGHKEASNLTYLGLYALQHRGQEASGIVSGDGNHFYVEKGMGLVADIYTKSVLKRLPGHMAIGHNRYSTAGGSDFKNVQPLIVNFAFGNLALAHNGNLINATMLRHELEAYGAIFQSTSDSEVIIHLIAHSRADTLLARVIDALSQVRGAFSVVLLTDDGVIAARDPYGFRPLCLARLRDSWLVASETCAFDLLGADYVREIEPGELIVLDDKGVTSYKPFPPTRPAMCVFEYVYFARPDSRIFGANAVYATRKALGRQLAQEAWVEADVVIPVPDSGVPAALGYAEGSGIPFENGLIRNHYVGRTFIEPEQSIRHFGVKIKLNAVPEVLAGKRVVVVDDSLVRGTTSRKIVKMIRHAGAKEVHMRISSPPIVSPCFYGIDTPTKKELIASSHTVQEIRKYITADSLAYLSLEGMLKAAPGTPQQYCDACFTERYPISFTRAEELQLGLFDPSH from the coding sequence ATGGGCAACGCGCGCAAGAATCTTCCTATCGCTTCACGCGTCACGGGTCACGCGTCACGTCTGCCTTTGATCACTCCAGACAAATTCCATGACGAGTGCGCCGTCTTCGGGATTTACGGCCACAAGGAAGCGTCCAATCTCACCTATCTCGGCCTCTATGCGCTCCAACACCGGGGGCAGGAAGCGTCCGGCATTGTGTCCGGCGACGGGAACCATTTCTATGTCGAAAAAGGCATGGGGCTGGTCGCGGACATCTATACCAAGTCCGTCCTCAAGCGGTTGCCCGGGCACATGGCCATCGGCCACAACCGGTATTCGACCGCCGGCGGGAGCGATTTCAAAAACGTCCAGCCCCTGATCGTGAATTTCGCCTTCGGCAATCTGGCGCTGGCTCATAACGGCAATCTGATCAACGCCACCATGCTACGGCATGAGTTGGAGGCCTATGGGGCGATCTTCCAATCCACGTCGGACAGCGAAGTCATCATCCATCTGATCGCTCACTCGCGGGCCGACACGCTGCTCGCGCGGGTCATCGATGCGTTGAGCCAGGTGCGTGGAGCGTTCTCCGTGGTCCTGCTGACCGATGACGGCGTGATCGCCGCGCGCGATCCGTACGGATTCCGGCCGTTGTGCCTCGCTCGCCTGCGCGACAGTTGGTTGGTAGCGTCCGAGACCTGTGCGTTCGATCTGCTCGGCGCCGACTATGTGCGGGAGATCGAGCCCGGCGAGTTGATCGTTCTGGATGACAAGGGCGTCACCAGCTACAAGCCGTTCCCGCCGACCAGGCCGGCCATGTGCGTCTTTGAGTACGTGTACTTCGCGAGGCCGGACAGCCGGATTTTCGGCGCCAACGCGGTCTATGCGACGAGAAAGGCGTTGGGCCGGCAGTTGGCGCAGGAGGCCTGGGTAGAGGCCGATGTAGTGATCCCCGTGCCGGACTCCGGCGTGCCCGCGGCGCTGGGCTACGCGGAAGGCTCCGGCATTCCGTTCGAGAACGGGTTGATCCGCAATCACTACGTGGGCCGGACGTTCATCGAGCCGGAACAGTCGATCCGGCACTTCGGCGTGAAGATCAAGCTGAACGCCGTTCCCGAAGTGTTGGCGGGTAAGCGAGTGGTGGTGGTGGACGATTCATTGGTGCGCGGGACCACCAGCCGAAAGATCGTGAAGATGATCCGCCACGCCGGCGCGAAGGAAGTGCACATGCGGATCAGTTCCCCGCCGATCGTGTCCCCGTGCTTCTATGGGATCGATACTCCGACGAAGAAGGAGCTGATCGCGTCCAGCCATACGGTTCAGGAAATCCGCAAGTACATCACCGCCGACAGCCTGGCCTATCTCAGTCTGGAAGGCATGCTGAAGGCCGCGCCGGGCACGCCGCAGCAATACTGCGACGCCTGTTTCACCGAACGCTACCCCATCTCCTTCACTCGAGCCGAAGAACTGCAGCTCGGGCTCTTCGATCCCTCACACTGA
- a CDS encoding winged helix-turn-helix domain-containing protein, whose translation MAVPDYQKFMLPILKIAGDREEHSSGEVIDTVARQFSLSEQDLGEMLPSGTQAKFPNRVVWAVTYLAKAGLLERTGRGKFRITDRGLKVLSSRPSEIDAKFLKQFPEFLEFQKGTRSSQKEEEIEDTQRTPFETLEVAYQDLRRALAQDVLDRVKRCSPKFFEKLVVDLLVAIGYGGSRKDAGQALGRRGDDGVDGIIKEDKLGLDVVYI comes from the coding sequence ATGGCCGTTCCGGACTATCAGAAGTTCATGCTTCCGATTCTGAAGATCGCAGGAGACCGCGAGGAGCATAGTTCCGGGGAAGTCATCGACACCGTGGCCCGGCAATTTAGTCTGAGTGAACAGGACTTAGGCGAAATGCTTCCAAGCGGAACGCAAGCTAAGTTCCCTAATAGAGTAGTGTGGGCGGTAACTTATCTTGCCAAGGCAGGGCTCCTCGAGCGAACGGGAAGGGGCAAGTTCAGAATTACTGATCGTGGCCTGAAGGTACTGAGCAGCAGACCCTCAGAGATAGACGCCAAGTTTTTGAAACAATTTCCTGAATTCCTGGAGTTCCAGAAAGGTACTCGCTCTTCTCAAAAGGAGGAAGAGATCGAAGATACTCAGCGCACTCCATTCGAAACCCTTGAAGTCGCCTACCAGGACCTTAGGCGCGCGCTTGCACAGGACGTGTTGGATCGCGTCAAGCGTTGCTCGCCAAAGTTTTTTGAGAAGCTCGTTGTCGATCTCTTGGTTGCTATTGGCTATGGAGGTTCGAGGAAAGATGCCGGCCAAGCTCTCGGGCGGCGTGGTGACGATGGGGTCGATGGGATTATCAAAGAAGACAAACTGGGTTTGGATGTCGTCTATATCTAG
- a CDS encoding tetratricopeptide repeat protein: protein MVMRNGLSEELNRQGNEHFARGHYTEAYLCYAKALECDRLTGDRRSLVATLGNLGNICAVSGRREAAQAYYQEVLELQKILGDERGIGTTLANLGNLRADAGEWDRARAYYLEALDIMTRAHDEAGKAVLFSDLGLVARETGQFEEAIRYYEQSLVLMRRLGDQGGVADAWRMMGRTYLLQKRYDEAIACCQTSQAIAERAKDELRTGVARYVLAQCYEELGRLQEAADLLEQVVHMDRKYRLPKLEENETRLATIRARLAVEARQQPQPRESRR from the coding sequence ATGGTCATGCGCAACGGGCTGTCCGAAGAACTGAACCGCCAGGGCAACGAGCATTTCGCGCGCGGTCATTACACCGAAGCCTATCTCTGTTACGCGAAAGCGTTGGAGTGCGACCGCCTGACCGGCGACCGTCGCTCGCTGGTGGCGACGCTCGGCAATCTCGGCAACATCTGCGCGGTCAGTGGGCGGCGCGAAGCGGCGCAGGCCTACTATCAGGAAGTGCTCGAACTGCAAAAGATTCTCGGCGACGAACGGGGCATCGGGACGACGCTGGCCAATCTCGGGAACCTGCGCGCGGACGCGGGGGAATGGGACCGGGCTCGCGCCTACTACCTCGAGGCCCTGGACATCATGACGCGCGCACACGACGAGGCCGGCAAGGCCGTGTTGTTCTCAGACCTCGGGCTGGTGGCCAGGGAGACGGGACAGTTTGAAGAAGCGATCCGCTACTATGAGCAATCGCTGGTCCTGATGCGGCGTTTGGGCGATCAGGGCGGAGTCGCCGACGCGTGGCGCATGATGGGGCGGACTTATCTGCTCCAGAAGCGCTACGACGAGGCCATCGCCTGCTGCCAGACAAGCCAGGCCATCGCCGAGCGGGCCAAGGACGAACTACGGACCGGCGTCGCCCGCTATGTGCTGGCGCAGTGTTACGAAGAGTTAGGTCGGCTGCAGGAAGCCGCCGACCTGCTGGAGCAGGTTGTCCACATGGATCGGAAGTACCGCTTGCCGAAACTCGAGGAGAATGAGACACGCCTGGCGACCATCCGCGCCCGCCTTGCCGTCGAAGCCCGACAACAACCCCAGCCGCGAGAGAGCCGCAGATGA
- the purL gene encoding phosphoribosylformylglycinamidine synthase subunit PurL, whose protein sequence is MRGQGQSITKDLIAQHNLTDDEYKKIVEILGREPNLTELGMFSVMWSEHCSYKSSRAYLKRLPTTGPRVVQGPGENAGAVDIGDGLCAVFKMESHNHPSFIEPYQGAATGVGGILRDIFTMGARPIALLDSLRFGSLDNPKNRHLFKGVVAGIAGYGNCMGVPTVGGEVVFTDIYSLNPLVNVFCLGIAEKDKLFKGKAAGVGNPVIYVGSKTGRDGIHGATMASDSFDAESESKRPTVQVGDPFTEKLLLEACLELMAGDLLVGIQDMGAAGLTSSSCEMASRAGTGVELDLTQVPRREPGMTPYEIMLSESQERMLIVAKAGREDEVIRICRKWDLDVAVVGRVTDDGMLRVKENGQVVAEIPAKALADDGPRYERPSAPPSYQDWIQALNYDALSDVKDPQGALLALLESPTIASKRWVYEQYDHMVRTNSMVRPGSDAAVLRIKGTNKALAVTTDCNGRYCLLNPYEGTKIAVAEAARNLVCSGAEPIGLTDCLNFGNPERPDIMWQFILSIEGLKDACEAFGIPVVSGNVSFYNETNGLSIYPTPIVGMVGLIEPADAATTQWFKEAGDDIVLLGATNDELGGTEYLRVIHSREQGSPPLLSLEAEHALHACVLRLIREGLVRSAHDCSDGGLAVALAECTMSSHTRCLGAMVRLNARRLRLDSLLFGESQSRVVLSVSPDHRDMVLRVASESNVPVEVIGTVGGDRLVIEVAGDRGMPGCKIDVPVETLYDRWAYAIEKALVRA, encoded by the coding sequence ATGAGGGGGCAAGGACAGTCCATCACCAAAGACCTCATTGCGCAGCATAATCTCACCGACGACGAGTACAAGAAGATCGTCGAGATTCTGGGGCGGGAGCCGAACCTGACCGAGTTAGGGATGTTCTCGGTCATGTGGTCGGAGCATTGCTCCTACAAGAGTTCCCGCGCCTATCTGAAGCGGCTGCCGACGACCGGGCCGCGCGTGGTTCAGGGACCCGGCGAGAATGCGGGCGCGGTGGATATCGGAGACGGGCTGTGCGCCGTGTTCAAGATGGAGTCGCACAACCATCCCTCGTTCATCGAGCCCTACCAAGGTGCGGCGACCGGCGTGGGCGGGATTCTGCGCGATATCTTCACGATGGGCGCGCGGCCGATCGCGTTGCTGGACTCGCTGCGGTTCGGCTCGCTGGACAATCCCAAGAACCGGCATCTCTTCAAAGGCGTGGTAGCGGGGATCGCGGGTTACGGTAACTGCATGGGCGTGCCGACGGTCGGCGGCGAGGTGGTCTTTACGGACATCTATTCGTTGAATCCGCTGGTCAACGTCTTCTGCCTCGGCATCGCCGAGAAGGACAAGCTCTTCAAGGGGAAGGCAGCCGGCGTCGGCAACCCCGTGATCTACGTCGGTTCGAAGACCGGCCGCGACGGCATTCACGGAGCGACGATGGCGTCCGACTCCTTCGATGCGGAATCCGAATCCAAACGACCGACGGTGCAGGTGGGCGATCCCTTCACGGAGAAGCTGCTCCTGGAGGCGTGTCTGGAGTTGATGGCCGGCGATCTGCTGGTCGGCATTCAGGATATGGGGGCGGCGGGCTTGACCAGCTCGTCGTGCGAGATGGCGTCGCGCGCAGGGACCGGCGTCGAGTTGGATCTTACCCAGGTCCCGCGCCGCGAGCCTGGCATGACGCCTTACGAGATCATGCTCTCCGAGTCGCAGGAGCGCATGTTGATAGTCGCGAAAGCCGGCAGAGAAGACGAGGTCATCCGGATTTGTCGCAAGTGGGACCTGGACGTGGCCGTGGTCGGCCGGGTGACGGACGACGGCATGTTGCGTGTAAAGGAGAACGGGCAGGTCGTGGCGGAGATTCCCGCCAAGGCGCTGGCGGACGACGGGCCGCGGTACGAGCGGCCCAGCGCGCCGCCGTCCTATCAGGACTGGATCCAGGCGCTCAACTACGACGCGCTGTCCGACGTCAAAGACCCGCAAGGCGCGCTGCTCGCATTGCTGGAGTCGCCGACCATCGCGAGCAAACGCTGGGTCTACGAGCAGTACGACCACATGGTGCGGACGAACTCGATGGTCAGGCCCGGGTCGGATGCGGCGGTGCTCCGTATCAAGGGCACGAACAAGGCGCTGGCGGTGACGACGGACTGCAATGGCCGCTACTGTCTGCTGAATCCGTATGAAGGCACCAAGATCGCGGTGGCGGAGGCGGCGCGCAATCTCGTCTGCTCCGGTGCCGAGCCGATCGGACTCACCGATTGCCTGAATTTCGGCAATCCCGAGCGGCCGGACATCATGTGGCAGTTCATCCTCTCGATCGAGGGCCTGAAAGACGCCTGCGAGGCGTTCGGCATTCCCGTCGTGAGCGGCAACGTGAGCTTTTACAACGAGACCAACGGGCTCTCGATCTATCCCACGCCGATCGTGGGCATGGTGGGTTTGATCGAGCCGGCCGATGCGGCGACGACGCAATGGTTCAAGGAGGCCGGCGACGACATCGTGCTGCTCGGCGCGACGAACGATGAGTTGGGCGGAACCGAATATCTGCGCGTGATCCATTCGCGCGAGCAGGGTTCGCCGCCGTTGCTCAGCTTGGAGGCTGAACATGCCCTCCATGCCTGTGTGCTGCGGCTGATCCGGGAAGGCCTCGTGCGATCGGCGCACGACTGTTCCGATGGGGGGCTGGCGGTCGCGCTGGCCGAATGCACGATGTCTTCGCACACGCGATGCCTCGGCGCTATGGTAAGATTGAATGCCCGCAGGCTTCGCCTGGACTCGCTGCTGTTTGGGGAGAGCCAGTCGCGGGTGGTGCTGTCGGTTAGCCCCGACCATCGGGATATGGTTTTGCGCGTCGCATCGGAGTCGAATGTGCCGGTGGAAGTGATCGGGACGGTGGGCGGGGATCGGCTGGTAATCGAGGTCGCGGGCGATCGGGGCATGCCCGGCTGCAAGATCGATGTGCCAGTCGAGACGCTCTATGACCGCTGGGCGTATGCGATCGAAAAGGCGCTGGTCCGGGCGTGA
- a CDS encoding tetratricopeptide repeat protein — protein MYRRNIAHILGPFAFLLALFVGYHAWFKPTFRPPPPPPQPKTEPTKAPAPRPTEPAPETVSHAESPQARLMDPGHIPDSQFAATLKNIHEELEKANYADAEAKLADLPPKALAQPQLRRYAAVLWNNLGVQQEKTGGTEASVKAFKTAVSLDPANPVAHLNLAHAYWELRDPALTPEFLETVIRLAPAEPFPHLAMADLLQERDDLAAAARHLEQAADRAGQDPALRSYLQTVAAKVKRTEKTEHQMTARGSTHFTVKFDGGDDQTTWVSVLEILEEAYRDIGQKFGYFPAKPIIVVLHTKDNFLSVTGSPMWADGLFDPVLGRIQIPTQGALTDQVWLTRVLRHEFVHALLHERMGLEAAALPTWLNEGLAMQLAGDPWPDLDQIIQGEVKLLPLTALEGSWGGLSTETAAVAYFEANSAVRYLIDRFGMHRIGEMLAMLKARHTLAAAMQDKLFLSYDQFQRQWADQFHAKPKTGRT, from the coding sequence ATGTATCGGCGCAACATCGCCCATATTCTCGGACCGTTCGCCTTTCTGTTGGCGCTCTTCGTCGGATATCACGCCTGGTTCAAGCCGACCTTCCGACCGCCGCCTCCGCCGCCTCAACCCAAGACGGAACCGACCAAGGCGCCGGCGCCCCGACCGACCGAACCGGCTCCGGAGACCGTGTCTCACGCGGAAAGCCCGCAGGCCCGCCTGATGGATCCCGGCCATATCCCGGACTCGCAGTTCGCCGCGACGCTCAAGAACATTCATGAGGAACTGGAAAAAGCCAATTACGCCGACGCGGAGGCCAAGCTTGCCGACCTTCCCCCCAAGGCGCTGGCCCAGCCGCAGCTTCGCCGGTACGCCGCCGTCCTGTGGAACAATCTGGGCGTCCAGCAAGAGAAGACGGGCGGCACCGAGGCGTCGGTCAAGGCGTTCAAGACCGCGGTGTCGTTAGACCCCGCCAACCCGGTGGCCCATCTCAATCTCGCTCACGCGTATTGGGAGCTGCGCGATCCCGCGCTCACACCGGAATTCCTGGAAACCGTGATCCGCCTAGCGCCTGCCGAACCGTTCCCTCACCTCGCGATGGCCGATCTGCTGCAGGAACGGGACGACTTGGCGGCGGCGGCCCGACATCTGGAACAAGCCGCCGATCGCGCCGGGCAAGATCCCGCGCTGCGCTCCTACCTGCAGACCGTTGCCGCCAAGGTCAAGCGCACGGAGAAGACCGAACACCAGATGACCGCCCGCGGCAGCACCCATTTCACGGTGAAGTTCGACGGCGGGGATGACCAGACGACCTGGGTCAGTGTGCTTGAGATTCTGGAAGAGGCCTATCGAGACATCGGGCAGAAGTTCGGCTATTTCCCCGCGAAACCGATCATCGTCGTGCTGCATACGAAAGACAACTTCCTGAGCGTGACCGGCAGCCCGATGTGGGCCGACGGGTTGTTCGATCCGGTCCTGGGGCGCATCCAGATCCCGACCCAAGGCGCCTTGACCGATCAAGTCTGGTTGACCCGCGTGTTGCGCCATGAATTCGTGCACGCGCTGCTGCATGAACGCATGGGCCTCGAAGCCGCGGCCCTTCCCACCTGGTTGAACGAGGGGCTGGCGATGCAATTGGCGGGCGATCCCTGGCCTGATCTGGATCAGATCATCCAGGGCGAAGTGAAACTCTTGCCCCTGACCGCGCTGGAAGGAAGTTGGGGCGGGTTGTCAACGGAGACTGCGGCGGTGGCCTACTTTGAAGCCAACTCCGCCGTGCGTTACCTCATTGACCGCTTCGGCATGCATCGGATCGGAGAGATGCTCGCCATGCTCAAGGCAAGACACACGCTGGCGGCTGCGATGCAAGACAAGCTGTTTCTCTCTTATGACCAATTCCAGCGCCAGTGGGCGGACCAGTTCCACGCGAAGCCGAAAACCGGCAGGACATAG
- a CDS encoding type II toxin-antitoxin system RelE/ParE family toxin, protein MKGYRARYTPEAASRIRKFHPQIKQEIKEGIRMLLTSPLAGHQLQFELSGYRSYRVRTHRVIYQINEEEATVDIVFVGPRRNVYEELRALLLRQRTGG, encoded by the coding sequence GTGAAGGGGTACCGCGCCCGCTACACTCCGGAGGCGGCCAGCAGAATTCGCAAGTTTCATCCGCAGATCAAGCAGGAGATCAAGGAAGGCATCCGTATGCTCCTGACCTCTCCATTGGCCGGACATCAGCTCCAGTTTGAGTTATCCGGTTACCGGTCCTATCGAGTCCGCACTCATCGCGTCATTTACCAGATCAATGAGGAAGAGGCGACGGTGGATATCGTATTTGTCGGTCCGCGGCGGAATGTGTACGAAGAGCTGAGGGCCTTGCTCTTGCGACAGCGGACCGGAGGTTGA